The stretch of DNA CCACATGGAAAAAAGAGTGGCATTATACTAGGGTCttcccctgccacacacacattacataaagAGTTAATACAGCACATGAAaatagttggaaaaaaatgcatttatgGATAGCTATAGCAGAGATGACAATTTGCTTTCATACTTTCAAGAATGAGGCGTGACAAAACATCTGCAGTCCCTGTGTCCTCTCCCACAGGGGATAAACCCAACTCCTCCACTGAAAACCATAACAAAAGAAGGAAGGAATACATCATTCATTATTTACACGCCATGCAGGCAGTGTACATCACAAAACACTTGAGGCAAAATATTGAACATTTCTAGAAGAATCATGTCTCAAGATTCATATTTTGCCATTGCACACAGTCCTCTCTAACCAGCTTTACAGTTGTTACTTTTGATGTCAAACTGTGAAAGTAAAATACAACATATCCGTCTTGATGTGTAAACATGTTTGTAGTTATCACTGTTCCATCAAAAATTCAGTAAAGTCTAAAGCTTTTCTGCAGTGAAAATGACTGACCCAGTTCAAGAAAACAAGCAATCACAATGTCGTAAATGGCACAGGTAGTGATCAGGTGCTGGGGCCTAACATGGACATTGCGCCTGGTGCCCAAACAATAGTGAATGAAAGGAAACAAACACGATGGGTGATTGGCAAGGCTCTCGCACTTCGACAGCACGCTGTGACCTGTTTAACTCCAGCCCTTGGTTTCACTAGAACATGAGGTAATTGCACCAATAGATTCCACAAGTGTGCAGGTGCCTGTGCAGCATCAGGCCTCTTCAATTAGCGGCTCATTAGCTAATGTACTGAAGAAGGAAGCAGCAGGGAAGTGTGAatagcactgaactgtgctagCACGCCACTACAGCACAGGCTCTCCTGTCACACCGCCACAGCTGGGTTTACATAACAGGAGATTATTACCTTTTTGTCTACCCCACTGAACAATTTGCGCACATCATGAAATATTATTTAAAATGAAATACATACAGATTCATGAAAGGAATCTGAGAATATGTGTGAATGAGACACATAggctattttgttttaaatCAACTTGACAAGCTATGTTAGGCCAATAGGAATAAACAGTGAATTACTCAGAGTGGATCTTACCTAATGAGGCAGTAGCCTTCCCAACAACGTAGATTGCTTTTGCATTCCATTTGTTCCTCAAATTCTCCCATTCTAATGCAAAAGGAAGCACTTAGTTTCACTCAAAATACAAACGGTtaatgaataaagaaaaaaaaaacaacagtaaaGAATAGATAGGAATATCTGCACTGAATATTGAATTTGACAAGCCTTATAAGGTTAAGGCTGACATCTAGTGGATACCTTTGGCATTTCTAATTTGACATGGAGGCTTGTTTTTACTAAAGTTTATGTGCAGAAATATCAttcttggaggtgcaaacaaaatcaaggttttggttgatttgaccatttgtttgcacctccaaatgCATGGCATACCTGGTTACTGCCCCAAAACGCCCATAAATgcccgtatgtttgtgtgaaagaataggTGATTAAGGTTTGTAAGTAATTATAATAAATCActtttgtaggcctatgtaaggTGCAAATAAATGAACTTCAGAGGAACAATATATCTCCTTCTATATCTTACCCATCTTCTTGTTATTGGCATCTAAACACATCTTCACTGCTTCCACTGCTCGTGGGCTTGTAAAAATAAGTCCCCCATACTTCTCTGGCTGAAAAACCTGCCAATTGAAGCGGTGAGAAGAGCTTACCTCACACAGTCACATAGTCAAATCCATTTTTCATACAGTACAATCATGGTAGCAAGATCAACTTGAAGGACAGCACAACAATTCATACAAACCTTTTCAGATAATGTGTCTAAAGACACAAATTTGAAAGAGAGCACAGGGATCAGGGTGGCTTTATGTCCAAAAGCTGACAGCTCCTAAAAATAATCACAGAAAGGACTAGGCTTATTCTGATGAGGGTAATGCATTCAGTTTAATCCTTGTAACTACAACCTAAGCTTGATCTTTAACCACAGCTCTGAGACTATGGGCACAACTCCATCCGCATGTACCTTGATGTATGGATCTGGTCCATTCCCCCCTTCTCTTGGTTCTTTCAGAAGCAGAATGTTCATGTCTTCTGGTGTGTTCAGTGTGCTATGGAGAggcagtgtatgtgtggaggTTGTCAACAATACTTTTACATTAAGAACTGACCAGGGCAGTTACTGCAATTTAATCTCAAATGACACACAACTGACTGTCAGAAACTTGCAAACCATGAATAAGGGGTTTACGCCCAATACAGTGGACTCCTGATAACAGGCAGAAGGCAGTCACTTGCGCTTACTGACTAACGGCAGATGACAACAGAACTAAAATTCGTATAGGACTTCTACCATAACGCTTGGTTGGACTCTTTACAATTGTTATTGTCACAAGAGGAATGGAAGTTTGCTTGCAACATGCAATTTCTTTACCTATGCGCATCACTTTATGTCCTTTTGAGCTATTCATCTGGCTCCTTATGTACCGGTACCGCAAAGGGCCTTCTGCATTCGGATATTACAGTAGTATTTTTCTTGCCCCTTCGATTTCCTCTTTTCTCGCTAGAGGAAGCGGCTGAGTACAATTGACTTTATGTAAGGTGACGTTTGCAAATATTACACATGATTTCAGACTTGATAGAAAACCTAACTGATAAGTCTTTATTTATCTCAATATAGCACAGTTTAAATGTATTGAATTCTACATTGAACGCTATTTCTGGAACATTATTCTGGGAATATATAAAAGCACGCTCCTCTCACCCCTGTATGCGAATGGTATATTCCAATtctcagccattttcacagctGACCTCTGAGGAAAACGTCGACATGAAGGCTCAATATAGTTGTACTTCCATTGGTTTCATTAGTGTACAGCTCGAGCCAAAATGGTGGACAATGCGCAACAGATTCACACTACCGCTGACATACGGATACATTTAACCTTTGACCTTTCCCCAGTTTCACGGCGTGGAGTTGTTGGTGTGCTCTACTACAGGCTACAGCATGGCTTCATCAGCGAAAAGGCGAGCAATTGGTGTGGGGAAAAATCCTGATGAAGATGAAGGCGACAGCTCAGATGAGAGAATTGACGACGACGATGGAGACTCAGAAGAAGATAGTGATGAGTCCGAGGAAGAAATCAACGAGGTAGGCTAACGTCTTCACGATAACACTTGAAGCTAACATTCGTTAGCAAGCTAACGAGCATCATGGAATAGTGGTAACGTGACACCTAGGCTAATTAATGTAATCTGAACATATCCTAACTTTTAATGTTAACACCAAGCGTTGTTGACTCATTGGCATCAGGAACCTGTCATTGTGTAGATACTATTTGACATTTGTTTATGCGTGCTGGTAACCTGTTTCCATTAAATTAATATTACTGAAACTGTAAACTGATGTCCATTTCAGGAGGTGGTAGTAGATTTTGAGGCTCACACAATATCAGACAATGACTTCAATGGGATAAAGAAGTTGCTACAACAGGTAATCTGTCAAAGGTGTCACTCTATTTACCTCCCGTTTACCTCAAAGCTgcttgaatgaaaaaaaaaaaaaaaaaatacgtaAATGAACACATACTTAATAGGCTAATGACTCATGTCCACCCACAGTTGTTTTTGAAGGCCCACGTTAATATGTCTGAGCTCACTGACATCATTATCCAGCAGAATCACATTGGAAGCGTCATTCGGGTAAGATTAATATGCCTACATATAATATTGTCAAAGAACCTGCATTTTTTTTATGGCAATGATTGACTTGTAATCATATGCCTCAGCAAGCAGATGTTCCTGAagacagtgatgatgatgatccaGACGAAGTTTTTGGCTTCATAAGTATGCTGAATCTAACGGAGAGAAAGGTAAGGGATATTGTGTTTGTTATGCTTTATTGTGTGCAAAGTGTCACTAAGTGGGACTTGGTCATATTTGAATTAGATTATACTATTGCTGATGATGCTTGTTCAATGTGTTGTATATCAAGACTGAATGCTGGCAAGTAACCAGAATGCAATTTCCTTATTTTGTCCTGGGCCGTGCagggtgtggagtgtgtggagcAGATTAAGGAGCTGGTTCTGGCCCATTGTGAGAAGGCTTGTCCCCCCACCGTCACTGAGCAGCTTGAGAAGGCCTTGAATGACACGACCAAACCGGTGGGGCTGCTGCTGAGCGAGCGCTTCATCAATGTGCCCCCCCAGATCGCCCTGCCCCTCCATAAGCAGCTCCAGTGAGTATCCCGCACACCTTCCATTTTCAGGCTCTTACACTTGTCTGTGAGAGGCTCAACATGTGAGAGTAGATGATTCCTATTTGAAATTCATTGCAATAATGCAATCCATTGTATTTGAAATTGACATAAAAATGGTTacaaattaaaatataattGTGCCTGAAAAAATATGATAAGAAAATGTCAGTTACTCTATAAGTCTGACCTCAATATCCTAGTTACAAATTATTTATAAAATTCATTCTGTCGGCATTTGACTAGATTTTTAGATGCTGCTGCCGGTGGGCGACCTTTATTGTTAACTTGGTCATTCTAGGTCTacatcataaaatgtaaaactgGTGAGCTGATTCCCGTTTATTGTACTGATGGGCTTTTTGAAAGTGATCCTAAGGGGCTAATGGCTGGACCAAGGTTATTGTTTACATTGTTCTTTTCAGCAGGGAGAATGTAATATGTTCAGCAGGCAGCTATAATAGTATCACCTGATCCGGTAAAGTCTTCATCCAACCCTGTGGCCCAGATATGATTATTCCTCCCACAGATGGACAGCTGGATACCAAATCCAGATTCTGTTTCAAACTAATCTCCTGCCAAGTCATCAGACTATGTAGCCTAGCAAGATGGCTAGCTCACTCAAAAATGTGAACCTTGTAACCGCAGTCATTTTGATTAGTATTTTAGACTGAAAATGAGTCAGATGTTTGGGCCTACAGTTTTAAAAGATAAACATCTGAGTATCCTTATGTCTGTACCTCCATAAAATAGTTGTCGTGGACCCAGTCAGTTTTCATGGTCAATATAGGCCAGCTAAAATGGCTGCTTTGCTGCTCCTTTATCCACTTCCTCtttgtttatatattttttggtaTTCATCATCGTCTGTCATAAACATTTTGGTTAGCCTTCAGTCTGTGTTCTCTGTGGTAGACAACAAACTCTGTATCAGTTATAGTTCAAAACTATAAAATATGGACAAAACAGACCTCATCATAGACCAGAATACATGGACAGGacattttgaaatgtatttAACAAGTTTAACAGCCACAATATTTTTACCTTGTAATCTATTTACTGACAAGTAATCTGATTATGTTGTCTTTCTAATGCAGAGATGAGATTTTAGAAGCACAGAGGACCAACAAACCCAGTGGGAAATGCCATTACTGTCTGATGATCAGCAAGACCTGCAAGGAGGTGAAGAAGACCATCCCTAACAGAGGAGCCCCAAAGGAGGATATGATGTTTGTGAATGCAGAGGAGGAGTTTTTCCATGAGGTAAGTCTACAAGTATGAGCAGTTAGACACAGCAAGAGCTGACACAAATGTGATGTTCAGTGCACTGTTATCGTGGCCAAACATAATATTATCACAATTATacaaactaaacaaacaaaaataataataatagtaaggaaatgtatgtatttttatacaAATGAAATGCATTTCTACATCAGTTCATTTTAGCTTAAAGAAGTATAAGGTGGTGAATTAGAATATTGGATTCTGCAGTTTGTCCTGTTTAGTAATGCAAAAAGTAATTGTTTAGTTTGTTAAATTTACCAAGcactttttgaaattcttttCTTCAGCAAGCATCTGTAAAGTTCCAGTACTCAGTCCAGGAGGAGACAGACTCATGCCTGAGTGGAAGGTGGTCGTTTGATGACGTGCCGATGAAGCCGTATCGCACGGTCATGTTGGTCCCCATGGACAAAATGGGAGTTATAATGGACAAACTCAAGGAGTACCTCACTGTTTGATCTACTTTTCATATGTTGTATAACTATACCTTCATACAAACCTCTggacctttaaaaaaaaaaaaaaaaagtgtgaccgACGCTGAAAGTTTCTTAGTCCATTGGATGGTTTCTCTTCACCTCATTAAGTCCAACTGCATTGGAGTTTGAATTATGTTTTTTCTAACCTGGTCAACCAATTAAGGCCAAGTGGTAGTCTTAGACAGGTATTGAatcatttgtgtaaattcatattGTCACTTTCCTgaaatataattatttttgaAATTATTTATCTCAGACTTGAGATGAAAGTCTGAGATTCCTCAAACCCAGTGAAACATTTTTCTGCGGCTCAATGCATTAAACAAATCAACTTCTGTAGTCGATAAGTGCAATAATTTATTCATCTGTCATTTGTGTAAATACTAATCACAGAATAGCTGAAAATAATTCAACCTCTCCAAGAAAACTTTCTGTACACTAGAAGTCCAAAAtttatgtacatgtatgttcCAAAAACCATTCAGAAAttgcatattaaaatgcaatacaGTATATTCCTTCCCTGAATACATGTTTTTTCATCTGCAACATGTCCTACATGAGACATTTAACATTTCCACAGAAGGACAAATGTGCAGACATGCTTCATAGTTCATTTTGGCAACTGGTCTTCAGATTCTGAGTGCAGTATGAATAGTTCTACTGGATCACACATCTGTCATAAGACTGTGGCTCTGGACAGTCTGTTTGTGTGGTGATGGCCTGTGAGGTCTGGTTGTTGTCCTTGCAGCTGCCAGGGCCTTCATGATCCATGATGCACTGCAGTATGTCTCTGCTCTCACTTGACGGCAGATTGTAGAAGAAATACTGGGGTGCCATCTGAATGAATCTATGGAAGGACGACAAAATCACTCAACCCATTTTACTGAAACCATATTTTCAGAATGATATACATTTACCAGATTAGTTAATGTGAATTTAATCTGGGTTTGTTTTTtacacctaaaaaaaaaaaaaatcccttatTTTGGAAAACCACAAATCCCTTCAGTTCTGGGAACTGTAATCTCCAAATTCCCACTGTAATACAAGACAGCAGATTACATatccaaaataaaaaatactgaaTTGTTTACAGTTTTGTTGTGAGCTACTGTTTTTTCCCAATGAATATTATTTAGTGTTCCACTCaatacaggacacacacacacctgcgttCCCTTATGTCATAACTGAGTAGAGCGTTGAGAGTTGAAGGGGATCGGAACGTGTTGACTTACGCTTCAGGGGAGATTTGAGACACGGTGCGGATGCAGTTATTCTCAGACAGGGTGTACTCATGGAAGAGCACCCACTCGGGCAGACCCAGTTTGTGTGCTTTGGCTCCATAGCTGGACAATGGATGGACTTGAGCTATGTGCTTGTTGGAGAGCATGAAGTAAGTCCCTGAGCCATCTACATCTCTGGCAATCTGAAGGAATAGGAGTTCAGCAAGTATTAATATACTGATGGATCATGCATGTAAATTGTGTTAAACGGTTGTGAATACAGAGCTGTATCTCTAAAAACAAAGAATAACTGTTGACTATAGAAACACTAGCACATGATAAtctttatatttacatttaatctgtcagagtgtatgcatgcatacCTGCATAAAGAATCCAGCCAGCAGGGCTCTCTTGACATTGAGGGTATTGGTTTTTGTTCCAAAAGCTGGCTCAGAGATGGGCAACTCGAGTCTTCTGAGGATGTCCATCAGTTCAGATCGGATGGCACCAGCGGTGTTCAATGCTTCGTAACACAGGAAGTAGTCCTGGCACCACTTCTCAGGGCTGAAGTCTGAAAGAGAGGTCTGATTAGAGTAGGAGCTGCATTCACTTTCATCTAAATTTAGTCTTCACAACTGAACTGAAATGTGCTGCCCTACTGCTGAGCATGGGGTTCCTTACTtgaaaatggccaccatcttctTATCACTAGGTCCTCAAAACCATACACTGACAGAACACTTTACTCTGATTGGCCACACATGCATGCCTGTGGGAAACAGACTTCATGGCACCAAAACAACTGGCACCAACTGGCTAAAACTAACCCCTGAAAACAGTCCAGGAGGGGTTTAGAATCTGGATTGGATTAGACATGGACGTCATTAGATAGCAGTTCTAAATAATTGAAACTGAACAATCATAGTGAAATGTGATTTAAACCACACATTTCGACCATAGGGAACAACTTCTGCTGAAACTTACTAGATCGATGCTGCCAAACTATCTTGCCATCTGAACTTTCACTGGGAATATAGTCTAGAAACCCTCTGTTGACAAGACCTTGGACGGAATTTTACTGGATCTATCAGCAAGCTTTGGGGACTGAGATAAATGCTAAAGTTACATTTGAAATCCAGCTGCAGTGgttgtcagcaacatgtttggAAAAGATGCAGCAACTGGACATGTTATCTAAAGGGAATCATGATGAGGAAACCTGGGTGAAAACCTCCAAGGCCTCCTGGATCCACTCCAATGGGAGTAAATCCAGTCATGGTAAATGAGTTTAATGAGTGTTAATCAGTAATGGTTCCCCATCACAATGAACACTCTGGAATTGTCCCAATGTTCTGACCTCTcctttaataaatatttttctGCAATTTCTGTCTTAATGCTATTGTTTAGCGTGATGTGGTCATGTAATCAAACTAACAGGGTTCTCTCTGGCTCTGCTTGAAGGTGTTGTAGATGTTGATGAGTGTGAAATGGTCGCCCTCTGGATGCTGGAATTTCAGGTGGCACTGCATTGCCTCAGTTGCCATGCCGACAGGTGGTTCCAAGAAGCAGCTTGGTGCTACAGGAATCAGAAACAATTAGCATCATACCAGTGTCTGGAGCGGTGTTCAAACTACTGTGCAGGAAAAATAACATGGCTACCTACAGTATGAGCTGCACGGAATCTTCTGTAAACTTGTCCTCAATAATGTTACACAATTCAGAAATCTAAAATCACACCTTATTTAGAATCTCAAACGGGGCAAACCATACAAAACTAGACAATAACAGAACATATTTTAAGTGGTAACATAGCTTACAAAAGATTAAGAATAAATTTAGAATAACTGAACGAGAACTGTAGATTTTGAATGGTTCATAAGACTGTACCTGCTAACATGGCTGCGATCGTCACCACTTCACTTACGCAGTCAAACTCACAGGAGGCCAGCAGTGACTTAGCCATCTGGGGGTCCAAAGGAAACTCTGACATGATGATTCCAATCTCTGATAAGTTCCCATCATTGTCCAATGCAGCCAGGTAATCCAACTCCTCTAGAGCCTGCATTAGACCTTCAGGATCTGAAAGAAATAAGAAGAGGGACCATTTTTTAAATTCAAAACTAAAGCACAGAGGGCACTGTGGGGACAGAGAACTTtaaaatagtcagtcagtccacCTCTAACATGTAACCAGCAAAAAGGGAGGAAAAAACAATAGTTTAGAAGTAATAGAAAACAGGGATATGTGTCTGGAATCAGGCCCGGATCTAGGCTGCTCAGATTGGGGGGCAAATAGAAATTTGCGGTGGGCACAATGAatacaatttaagcacagctttaagaaactcaaatagtctacatgcatgcttagcattttgtgaacattaaggctactttgacaaactcttagtcagctgattttaataatatttacagatatctaggcgatatttgtaacatttattttgtatttggcctgttatgaaatcatataTTGAACTATTTAAACACACTGTGAAACctgaagcccaaagttggagacatg from Alosa sapidissima isolate fAloSap1 chromosome 24, fAloSap1.pri, whole genome shotgun sequence encodes:
- the uros gene encoding uroporphyrinogen-III synthase; this translates as MNILLLKEPREGGNGPDPYIKELSAFGHKATLIPVLSFKFVSLDTLSEKVFQPEKYGGLIFTSPRAVEAVKMCLDANNKKMEWENLRNKWNAKAIYVVGKATASLVEELGLSPVGEDTGTADVLSRLILEREDPSIMPLFFPCGSIKREVLPTALRENRIPLETCTVYQTAQHPDLEKNLTNYFTQQGVPASVAFFSPSGVKFCLETVRRLAGPQLSQIKFAAIGPTTADALSAEGLPVSGSAEKPTAQHLAAAIAQAL
- the LOC121699750 gene encoding protein BCCIP homolog, with product MASSAKRRAIGVGKNPDEDEGDSSDERIDDDDGDSEEDSDESEEEINEEVVVDFEAHTISDNDFNGIKKLLQQLFLKAHVNMSELTDIIIQQNHIGSVIRQADVPEDSDDDDPDEVFGFISMLNLTERKGVECVEQIKELVLAHCEKACPPTVTEQLEKALNDTTKPVGLLLSERFINVPPQIALPLHKQLQDEILEAQRTNKPSGKCHYCLMISKTCKEVKKTIPNRGAPKEDMMFVNAEEEFFHEQASVKFQYSVQEETDSCLSGRWSFDDVPMKPYRTVMLVPMDKMGVIMDKLKEYLTV